The following are encoded together in the Tepidiforma bonchosmolovskayae genome:
- a CDS encoding ROK family protein gives MGRVVLAADFGGTHLRAGIVDERGEVLFREDHPTPPQASPGEAVQLVVDLLARTVEASGAAPAAACIATAGLINANEGKVIFAPNIAGFRNVVLTTPVAQRLGIPAYIENDASAAALGEFRFGAGRGTRHLLHATLGTGIGGGIVIDGRLYRGAQGLAGEIGHIVIDPAGPRCTCGSRGCLEALVSGVAFAARARKLLELGKSAVLKELVGYEEPTAVHLFDAAKRGDRTCEAEIRNGGHILGLGLGSLVNVLNPDAVTLSGGLLAMGEMLLGPMREAMRSMAYGPASGALVRIGELGENTGLLGAAAVAFERLESD, from the coding sequence ATGGGGCGCGTGGTGCTCGCAGCGGACTTCGGCGGCACGCACCTGCGGGCGGGAATCGTCGATGAGCGGGGCGAGGTGCTGTTCCGGGAGGACCACCCGACGCCGCCGCAGGCAAGCCCGGGCGAGGCGGTGCAGCTGGTGGTGGACCTGCTGGCGCGGACCGTGGAGGCGTCGGGGGCGGCGCCGGCGGCGGCCTGCATCGCGACGGCCGGGCTGATCAATGCGAACGAGGGGAAAGTCATCTTTGCGCCGAACATTGCCGGCTTCCGGAATGTGGTGCTGACGACACCGGTGGCCCAGCGGCTGGGCATCCCGGCGTACATCGAAAACGACGCCTCGGCGGCTGCGCTGGGGGAGTTCCGGTTCGGCGCGGGACGGGGAACGCGGCACCTGCTCCATGCGACCCTTGGGACGGGCATCGGGGGCGGCATCGTCATCGATGGGCGGCTGTACCGCGGCGCGCAGGGGCTGGCGGGGGAGATCGGGCACATCGTCATCGACCCGGCGGGGCCGCGGTGCACGTGCGGTTCGCGCGGCTGCCTCGAGGCGCTGGTGAGCGGCGTGGCGTTCGCGGCCCGGGCGCGGAAGCTGCTGGAGCTGGGGAAATCGGCGGTGCTGAAGGAGCTTGTCGGCTACGAGGAGCCGACCGCGGTGCACCTGTTCGACGCTGCGAAGCGGGGTGACCGTACCTGCGAGGCGGAGATCCGGAACGGCGGGCACATCCTCGGGCTGGGGCTGGGGAGCCTCGTGAACGTGCTGAACCCGGATGCGGTGACGCTTTCAGGGGGGCTGCTGGCGATGGGCGAGATGCTGCTGGGGCCAATGCGGGAGGCGATGCGGTCGATGGCGTACGGGCCGGCTTCAGGGGCGCTGGTGCGCATCGGCGAGCTGGGGGAGAACACGGGATTGCTGGGCGCGGCGGCCGTGGCGTTCGAGCGGCTGGAGTCAGACTGA